The region ttaaaatgttcgtgaatttgcttattaaataaacttgtaTGTGCAAAAATCTGTATCCTTTGGATTTCTTCTTCCACGTGTAGGTTACCATTTGAAATGGTAAGTTTTGGCAGCTCGTCAGGATTCAACTTGTACTCATCCTGGTAATCAAAGTCagggtcacattttctacaataaAATGTTACTTCATTTTCATTACATCTCCTCGTAAAGTCGACAGTACTAAGGATTGattttataaaatacaaaagttttaatttgctTATTTAAAGCAATGTGAAATACGAAACTTATTCGACTTATTTCTTGTTGCCTTGTAAAATGGTAGTGGTTAAaagcaaaactgaaaaatcttgttgttttgttttaattaatatgtCAATAAATTCAGTAAATGCATCAGAGCCATGACGTAAAAGTTTCGTAGAATAGTCCAAAGACGAAGAATCATTTCTCCTCTATTTTAAGCatactttgagaaaatattttcctttgaagagatgactctagaaaatcatcatctagaatcaaacgtttttccaaagtcattagattctgtatgatttttttggttCTGAAACCCAGTCGTTTCTATTCCTGACACTCTCACTACTGATGATAGACAAACAAGGATTCTTTCTCGCTAGTAACAAACTTACTCCATCATTATATGTTGATTCAGATCGTTGCcttcaatatatttaattattgccTTTAATCTGTCTTGTAATCTTTGTATATGAATTATATACACTTTTGCTGCAGACAACctcttgtaatttctactgtTACGTTAGGTACTCTAGGTTTGGTTTCACCACTGCTAGAGCCATCAAcatccaatagagtaaaagtaTCCATTACTAACGAATAATATCCTCGATGTTGACAGACGGAACTATTTTTCAATACTGAGGTGAGTGAACCGTAAAATCTAATATGCTACGTTTCTTTGACCTTCATAACCAGTGTTTGCTGGATTATAAAGTCCAACGGAACCAAAACAAGTCACGTTAGATTAAGTCATCTTCACCTGTAAATATTAGACCATGATCAGTTTGGACAATGTCCTTACTTAAgggggccctgaaggtttttttcctAGCCCTCGCggggtttttaaagaaaaacactctattatgtaacatttGCACAACTAAACAAACCTTATTAAGTAGCaaccaaaaataatattctcTATCAAGTAACGTCcaaagaaattctgaagtaaacAAGCCCTGGCCCTCGTGGGTTTTtaaacactcaaagaaaaatcactCTCTATTACGTAAGATACACCtgcatctttttgaaaaaaaaatatttcttattactTAACATGCACctgtgtcttgaagaaaattaataacacctgTGTCTTAGGGGgatcgccgttaaacttcttcatCTTAAATtgttaaatgaataaaagagtAGCGGCTATTTTTCATTCTAAAATTGTTGAGGAGATGTTAATAATAGATGGCTTTTCAATAATTATAAGTCGTTTGGTCGTCACAGAATATTTTACTCAATAGCATTTTGCCAAAAGCTGATGTTTTGTGCAATCAAGTGGCAGAAAATGTGCAGTGGTGTTAGCtattttgctatttaaaaatggtattagaactgttaatttctattcaaatgagCTTCTTTAATACTCTAGGCTAACTGGTTCGACACTAACACTCCTTGAGAAaaaaacgcgcatccgtgaccATCCTTGTCTGAAATATTCTTTTTACAAGTTTCACATTTATACATATTTGAATTATAAcgaatacaaaattttataataagCTGAACCTGATGGCGGAATTTTACATGTGTTCCTCCCGATCTTAGAATATTCTATATCTTATACTAAAATTAGACAGTTCTTTTCTGGCTCTCAACTTTTGATCTCAACTTCGAtcaacttttgataggtcaattaatttgaaaagaaaattattctgatgtatgtattgttaccagaaatacattttttagtttcagttactgTTAGTAAGAGTCAGTCTTTACTTCGGCATCCGTTACTATGAACTATGCAACGATGCTTGTGTTTTGCGACCATCCTCTATAGTTGGAATATCCATGAGCTCAACTTGTTGCTCTGTAGGCTGATCACACGAGTTTATAAGAGGGAATCTCAGAACTAAGGCCCATATCTCCAAGTTACGGGCTAAAAACTTCCagaaaatcattattttcatgGTTTCCTCCATAATCTCGATCGTTATTAccgtattgttttatttttgcgaATTCCCCCCTCCTCAGCGTCTATCAGAGACGAAAGAAGTTCCTTTACGCACCCATACATTTGGGCAGGAAAATTGTCTCTTTCGAACCCTATGTTTAGTTAGTTTGTTTATATCGTCTTGTAATTGTTATGTTTAATGTGTCTGCAAAAATCCCCTTGAGACTTTAGGACTCATTTGAGTCTTGTCATTTTGCTCTATACGCTATAATTTCTCAGGCGAAAATTAAGTGAGCCAGTTCATCAACCCGGTGGTGTTGTGAGGAGTATTTTAGTTACTTCATTAGAATGTGGTCTGGATTTGAATCACGACAAAAATGATTTGTTAATTTAGACGCCATGAAAATAGGATTTGCAAAATCATTTAAAGTCTCAGGTACAACAGTAGCAGATATATTACTGAAGTAAGTTTTTCCAATTTATGTTACTAGGCCAAGAACATAGTCAGAACCCAGACGcttctgggggaggggtaaagatgtcattttagtttttttcatagcCCTGAGCTAAGAATTATCTTAgtaaagttaagactgcagacGTTTGTCTGATGTTTTTAGTttgctattttttgttctttttcgcCAGGAAAGTGAAGGTTCAAATTATCCTACATACTCCCATCGTTGTGCCCTTTAAAATTTCATATGCATATTTATATTAAGAGTCCCCATTGCCAAGTCAATATTAACTGCATATTTTATGCaagctattttcatttttaggaACCAATGCACGCCGCTTGGTATTACTACCTCTTGAACTGGGATCTCAGTACATAACTTTTGACACCTTCAAGTCAATTGGCTTTTTCGGAGTTTTTAGTCGATAGCTTGTTAGCCTTTTTTTGTggcaaaattgttgttttatgCCAttcaatagggaaaatttcccTTTATTGTGGCGCAGTCgttttgttacttaaaaggACGCTCGAGCTTCCAATTTTCATATGAATGAGACTTCTTCCGATTTTATAGGGCCATTTGGTTTGATGCGATCACtcctgaaaagaaaaacaaaagagcaAATAAACCCCCATCCTTGATTGGGAAAAATGTAACATTTCGCTTTATTTAGATAGGGGCTTAAAAACTTTGTATTAGAGTTCTGTGATATCTAAACGGTGTAACGTTCATATGGGAtgtaatttgtataatttttctttttcaaactttcTACGAATCGTAACATTTTGTGGacaactataaaataaaaaactttagatatTAGAATCGTCATAAAAAGCCATttcttatgtatatatttaacgAAAATATTTGTtctagagtttttgttacttctAGCGCAAGGTTGCTCCGtacttttagctttttaccaCAAGCTGGTTAATGACACTCTGCCCTTTTGGGGTGTATTAGAGCAGCACCATTACCGTCATTAGTGGTAAATATTACTTGACGTAAGGCCTTAATGGCAATTCATTCAGTTTTACCGTTGtagaaaagtgttttttttttatctttatctctttttccttcaaaattcctttttcaagCATATTGAAAAAAACCATTTGCGAAGTAAAAGTTTTTGCTTGAGCAATCAATCACTTTTTAGTGAAGAGTATATAGTCCACCTAGCCTTTTGGGGGGTTAGAGAGTTGCCAACACCCCTCTTATTTAATATTGTTTCATCTTTAATTTGATTAACGCTTGTAATTAGTGTCTGTTTAATATTTGGCttctttgttcattttaattacttttcggttttaagttttatttcttcattagtAGTAGTCTCTGCTCATTGCTGGTTTGACATCTTATGCAAACTTATGCAATCTACTTATGCAATCTACTTATGCAAACTACTTTCTACTTATTTCAAGCTTCAAGTTTCATGTGCCCCTATTTTCTGTCTTTTACTCCCTATTTGGCAAGATTATGTAAGGCTCTCGAAAATGGttggtttatttattgattattttacctttgttgttatttttgttatatgtttatttttgttttatttttgtattgtatgGTCGGTTGACCTGGATGAAGTACTGAGTTTGAAGTTAATAGCGTATTGCCCATAGATTCCTGGTTGAGGCAGaattagaattaaattttattaaaaatcaatgctcctaaaaacaaatataccaaCAAAACTAGTTAAGCGCAGGTAAAATCTATGTTTTTAGAAAAGCTCCAACAAAAATAAGCTCCATCTTGTAGATAAGCTCCAAAGAAGAagttaatttatataattttccagagaaattatgAAACGGATGTAAATAAACAGAGTTGTTTATTGAAAGTTTTGTTTCTCCGTTCATTTCTAAGATATGGTGAGAGTTGTTGGCTGAGAGAGGGCAGCTGTGTGGATAAAGCTGTCTAATGAGGCGTTGTATGGTGTGGTGGGAGGTAACCTTTAAAAGTCTCACGGATATTTCTGTACAACCCTGCGTCACAGAGTTGATTCTGTCCATTAGTCAGATACCTTTAAAGTAATATAGGGgggaattaaaaatttattatgatcaaatttatataaaattctattttttaaggaTATCCTACTTCTATGGAGAATATTTCgatctaaaaacaaaatcaattgcGTTCGCAACCCTAAAGCCTTCCATTCCCGTcaatgtttcaaaatttaatgtatttattgaaGATGAGAGGTGGAATCTGACAAATGTCAAGAAAATACTAGGAAAAGATTCTCTCTACATTACAATTATGCGAAACCCTGTTGATCAATTTGAATCAATGTTTCATTTTATGGATATGAGAGAATTTTATAACGTATCCTCTTTTAAAGAATTCatccaaaatttaaagaaagataaaattagGAGTGACAGATTTAAGGAGCTTTTTGGACGAAACCAAATTTCTTATACACTTGGACTCGATGAGGAATCTTTTGATAATGAGACAGCTATCAATGCATTCATAAACAAAGTTGATGACAGTTTCGATTTTGTAATGATAACAGAATACTTCGATGAATCAATAATCCTGTTGAACAATTTACTTGGAACGCATATTGGACAGATGCTATATGTCCCTAAACTTGAAAGACAAAAGGATATGAAGTACAAGCTATCTacaaatcaaaaaatattactGGAGAGATGGCTCAAAGCTGATGTAATGCTTTACAGCGCTTTTAGAAGGTATGctcttatttttataatatttttccttGCTTGCAATTGCttagcaatatatatatatatatatatatatatatatatatatatatatatatatatatatatatatatatatatatatatatatatatatatatatatatatatatatatatatatatatatatatatatatatagtgtctgtctgttacactatttacaataaattaagaagaaaaagaaaactaaaagaaagaagaaaaaacagaaaaaactaaaaaaaggaaaaaaagaaacaagctaaaaaataaaaagaaaaaacctaaaaaaggaaaaatctagGTGgcgctggggggggggcgcctAGCTGACCCTCCACGTGTTGCTGTGGCGCGCAGCACCACAGCAGCGCGTGGCAGGTgtcagctagtatatatatatattcactcgGTCCCTGACACTCGGCACGTGGGGAACCTTGaatatatttgattttcaaattacgaattattattattacagtgCAATGCGGTGGAAAATCAgcaatttgaattgaattaagTAATTTTGGCGCGACTTGAATCCCTTTTTATCCTTCACAAAATCATGCATTTTATAGGATTTGTATTCTCATGGAATTTGTTCTGATTCTTGCAGTTGCttctcttctaaccgcagatttcTTTGCACATTATTTTGTTTACGATTTCATGTGATCCTTTTTTCACTCGACTTCTAGTCGCAGATTTTATTGTCCATTTCCTTTTTGATTCTTTGTAATGCTTGCTCTCGCAAGTCATCTAGCCACGGATGTCGTTGTGCTTCTGTTTGATTGACCATTACCTCAGACATTTTTCTATGctctttgctttagctgttctGATTGACTCATTATATTGTATAATTTTCCATGATACAGAtacaaaaaacactttttctagCTTTCCcaagcaatcatatttttgcttttacCAAGTTTTTATATAATTCAGTAGTAACCAGGCGTGAGAAATACCCCTCCACGGAAACTAtccccccgcggaaaatactCCTTCGTGGGAAATCCCCATTGGAAGAAGACTCCCTTgtggaaaatatccccctcccTAGTGTGAAATTCCTCCTAGAAAATCCTCCCACGGAAtcacaccccctcccccactaaAAATTCTCCCCTAGGATTTTTCCTCGcgggaaatacccccccccgaaaaatacccCTCGTGGGAAATATCCCCTGAATAATTCCTCCAAAAAACCGTGGAAATACCCCCtgtaaaattcccccccccacaTGACTGGTTCGTCTCCAATCCCTTtggactttaaaaaaaggactagGACTCTCAATTTCCGATCTAATGAGCACACTATGAAGTTTCTGCGATCTTGAAGTGGACGTGTGGATGAGGAAGTGGCAGGCCCCCTCCTGTACGGAATAAGTTCTGCTCCCTTTGTGGTTTAATGTTaaactttactttcataaacagcggagaccagaaatattcccaaaaaTAACAAGGGAGTATATGTCAATTTCccattttgatgcgtttttttaaagtttattttgtgccccccccctaaaaaagagcctttgctgaaaaatacctttttctgGCTTTTAACAATCAAAAgttaatctttttcaaatgaaagtacgctaagaaaaatttttcacccGGGATTGTCCGCAAGAAATTGTCTGTGTGGAATTTTCTGCTAGAATGGAATTGTGTTTGGAGAATTTTCCTGGGGGGgtatttttaagtgaaaaaactccacggaggaatttttctGCTGGGGGAGGGTTTTTTCATGAAAGGGGAGCCGGATGTTTTCTGGGCAGGGGATAAACCCCTAGAACCCTAGGGGGATACCTTCCAACAGGTGCTCGTACTCGTATCCGGAACTTATTGGAAGTATATATCACCCCTCCTAAACTAAATATCATATGGCTTATAAAGCTAGGTAttgatttttaatcattttgcaAACCTTGTGTAAAAGCAAAGAATAGCTGACCCCCAACCACCCACtgcatttcctggctgaaggacctTGAAAGGGAGATCAACAAGGGTCTGCAAAGTCAAGTGCTATATTGTTTACCTTCTTTTCTGATTAATTAGCCCATGACGTGATTTCGATCACTCGATAAGTAACCAGCCCCAGAGGCATCATGCTTTTGGTATTTTATCTGTTTCtagttcagttatttttttgtaatcagAAAAACTAATAGTAAGTTTCTTATCCTTTTAAAATTCCTATAGTTTGTCATTCTCGCTTGTGTTAtagatttttggggaaaatatgaTTATTCATAGGAGGGTGATACTCCTGTATTGTTGAGACATCCTCCAAGTGAGAAAATATTCCTGGAAGTGTGGCTCTAAAGATTTAGCCATTTTGTCGAATATAGATAAGGGTTAACTACAGATTAGAGTACCGTTTGGTAATAGCGGAAGGGTTTTTCTCCCCACTCCAACGCTGAACGCGAAGATCTGAGGTGATGTAAAAATAGAGACGTTCAAGCGAAATTCCCAAGTGAGGTTTTCTCCCCATAGAAATGAACTGGTAGATTACAAGCATATAACCTTACTAGTCATAATTTATAAAGGGTGTTTTACTTAAATGGT is a window of Artemia franciscana chromosome 7, ASM3288406v1, whole genome shotgun sequence DNA encoding:
- the LOC136029168 gene encoding galactose-3-O-sulfotransferase 3-like isoform X1; translation: MKIGFAKSFKVSGTTVADILLKISYFYGEYFDLKTKSIAFATLKPSIPVNVSKFNVFIEDERWNLTNVKKILGKDSLYITIMRNPVDQFESMFHFMDMREFYNVSSFKEFIQNLKKDKIRSDRFKELFGRNQISYTLGLDEESFDNETAINAFINKVDDSFDFVMITEYFDESIILLNNLLGTHIGQMLYVPKLERQKDMKYKLSTNQKILLERWLKADVMLYSAFRRKLEQRVVGRVIQQTKIFRGLNNQLHRFCKVSVRPELEPKDPKKRFGIFKIELKRSFRARMLAHLCSTCKKSPGLQDLSHMTRKLPNLLHSPCKAMMRPLRPSACKLLILMLHSKRVVTVYFEDLFADFLGIKVEQTPTVDTNSPSVNFKTL
- the LOC136029168 gene encoding galactose-3-O-sulfotransferase 3-like isoform X2 gives rise to the protein MKIGFAKSFKVSGTTVADILLKISYFYGEYFDLKTKSIAFATLKPSIPVNVSKFNVFIEDERWNLTNVKKILGKDSLYITIMRNPVDQFESMFHFMDMREFYNVSSFKEFIQNLKKDKIRSDRFKELFGRNQISYTLGLDEESFDNETAINAFINKVDDSFDFVMITEYFDESIILLNNLLGTHIGQMLYVPKLERQKDMKYKLSTNQKILLERWLKADVMLYSAFRRKLEQRVVGRVIQQTKIFRGLNNQLHRFCKVSVRPELEPKDPKKRFGIFKIELKRSFRPNFFCNIFVGDARDQFSLLQNAVRCAGEVQRLFQ